A region of Thermococcus piezophilus DNA encodes the following proteins:
- a CDS encoding DUF1858 domain-containing protein: protein MMLDVRGLKPPQPAVMILESLGKLKVGDTLEVIGGRPFVDLIPKLEEAGYDIEVREVGGFFVLKVTKTESSKEFKMKVKECDDRLDEITEDTNVAKLLKAYPQSLEILVKYGFSPPHNPVMRKTWSEQWPLGRPKSFSV, encoded by the coding sequence ATGATGCTTGATGTTAGGGGCTTGAAACCTCCCCAACCAGCTGTTATGATCCTCGAGAGCCTCGGGAAGCTCAAGGTCGGGGATACACTTGAGGTTATAGGCGGCAGACCTTTCGTTGACTTGATTCCTAAGTTGGAGGAGGCAGGATATGACATTGAAGTTAGGGAAGTCGGCGGTTTCTTCGTCCTCAAAGTTACGAAGACCGAAAGCTCGAAGGAATTTAAGATGAAAGTTAAAGAGTGCGACGATAGGCTGGATGAGATAACAGAAGACACCAACGTGGCCAAGCTTCTCAAGGCCTATCCTCAGTCCCTTGAGATACTCGTCAAGTATGGCTTCTCTCCGCCCCATAACCCTGTGATGAGGAAAACCTGGTCAGAACAGTGGCCCTTAGGCAGGCCAAAAAGCTTCTCGGTATGA
- a CDS encoding DNA-directed RNA polymerase subunit P → MVMAVYRCAKCGKEVELDLENTREVRCPYCSSKILYKPRPKVARRVKAI, encoded by the coding sequence ATGGTGATGGCCGTTTACCGCTGTGCGAAATGCGGAAAGGAGGTCGAGCTTGACCTCGAGAACACAAGGGAAGTCCGCTGCCCCTACTGCAGCAGCAAGATACTTTACAAGCCCAGGCCGAAAGTGGCCAGGCGTGTCAAGGCGATCTGA
- a CDS encoding 7-carboxy-7-deazaguanine synthase QueE produces the protein MKLIMAEVFNSWQGEGGSVEGSAFGRRQIFVRFAGCDLNCIWCDSREFIDAYKVLHWRYEVEPFTGKFKYKPNPASLDEIVDAILWLDTGDIHSISYTGGEPTLQVRPLKALMEGMNELGFSNFLETHGGLPELIKEVAHLTDYASVDIKDETAKATEDWKSLVLHEIESIRILKDAGAKTYAKLVVTKDTKIENVRWYASLLKGLAPLVIQPREPIDISQPKLMEFYREAALIMGRKNVGLSFQVHKYLNVL, from the coding sequence ATGAAGCTCATAATGGCCGAGGTGTTCAACAGCTGGCAGGGGGAAGGGGGGAGCGTTGAGGGTTCTGCATTTGGACGGAGGCAGATATTTGTACGATTCGCAGGCTGTGACCTGAACTGCATTTGGTGTGACTCGAGGGAGTTCATAGATGCCTACAAGGTCTTGCATTGGCGCTACGAGGTCGAGCCTTTCACCGGAAAGTTCAAATACAAACCTAACCCGGCGAGCTTGGATGAGATAGTCGATGCCATCCTGTGGCTTGACACAGGGGATATACATTCCATAAGCTACACCGGCGGCGAGCCAACGCTTCAGGTCAGGCCGCTCAAGGCTCTCATGGAGGGGATGAACGAGCTCGGCTTTTCAAACTTCCTTGAGACCCACGGCGGCCTTCCAGAGCTGATTAAGGAAGTAGCTCATCTCACGGACTACGCCAGCGTGGACATAAAGGACGAAACGGCTAAGGCAACTGAAGACTGGAAATCTCTCGTTCTCCATGAGATAGAGAGCATAAGGATTCTGAAGGATGCTGGGGCAAAGACATACGCCAAGCTAGTGGTGACGAAGGACACAAAGATAGAGAACGTTCGCTGGTATGCCTCGCTCCTGAAAGGCCTAGCACCACTTGTGATCCAGCCGCGAGAACCCATTGACATCTCCCAGCCAAAACTGATGGAGTTCTACCGCGAGGCGGCTCTGATAATGGGTCGCAAGAACGTCGGGCTGAGCTTCCAGGTGCACAAGTATCTCAACGTCTTGTGA
- a CDS encoding 50S ribosomal protein L37ae: MGRTTKVGSAGRFGSRYGLKIRRRVAAVEAKMKQKHVCPVCGRKAVRRISTGIWQCQKCGATFAGGAYLPVTPAGKVAKRVTSSKA; this comes from the coding sequence ATGGGAAGGACTACTAAGGTCGGCTCAGCTGGAAGGTTCGGTTCCAGGTATGGTCTCAAGATAAGGAGAAGGGTCGCGGCCGTTGAGGCCAAGATGAAGCAGAAGCACGTCTGCCCGGTCTGCGGAAGGAAGGCCGTCAGGAGGATAAGCACCGGCATATGGCAGTGCCAGAAGTGCGGAGCAACGTTCGCTGGCGGCGCTTACCTGCCAGTTACTCCAGCAGGAAAGGTCGCGAAGAGGGTTACCTCTTCGAAGGCCTGA
- a CDS encoding ribosomal biogenesis protein translates to MMLITTSHRPTRRTRSFGHDLEKVFPNSLYLTRGKKTIQDLLMEAYDRNYERLLIVNVWKGNPLKMTFIKVDPEDWGYLGYLYLHGIKLQREIGFRDVRPIREEMPFIVTTAKRVGLDHVAFAQAFAELTGGKFVPRRERSLLGIADRYNTDVLGVIERHPRGMAVNFYRLDVTKERAVGPLISVKIWIMEDGRRWDYKEALGIRKRPGQSRE, encoded by the coding sequence ATGATGCTGATAACGACCTCACACAGACCAACGAGAAGGACGAGGAGCTTCGGACACGACCTGGAGAAGGTGTTCCCCAACTCTCTTTACTTGACCCGGGGAAAGAAGACTATCCAGGACTTGCTGATGGAGGCCTATGACAGGAACTACGAGAGGCTCTTGATAGTCAACGTCTGGAAGGGTAATCCCTTGAAGATGACATTCATCAAGGTCGACCCGGAGGACTGGGGCTACCTCGGCTACCTCTACCTCCACGGCATCAAGCTACAGCGCGAGATTGGTTTCAGGGACGTCAGGCCCATCCGCGAGGAAATGCCCTTCATAGTAACCACAGCCAAGCGCGTTGGTCTTGATCACGTCGCCTTTGCCCAGGCATTTGCCGAGCTCACGGGCGGCAAGTTCGTTCCAAGGAGGGAGAGGAGCCTCCTCGGAATCGCTGACAGGTACAACACCGACGTTCTGGGTGTTATAGAACGCCATCCGCGCGGAATGGCCGTCAACTTCTACCGCCTCGACGTGACGAAGGAGAGGGCCGTCGGCCCGCTCATAAGCGTCAAGATATGGATAATGGAGGACGGCAGGAGATGGGACTACAAGGAGGCGCTGGGAATAAGGAAGAGGCCTGGCCAATCGAGGGAGTGA
- a CDS encoding cytochrome c biogenesis CcdA family protein: MRSEVKALAIILMASFGISSLALWALDLTHFIPQFFTLAMSDSINPCTFVIYTMLLIALSVREISRRRLYIIGASFIAAVYISYYLLGVGLLYFAGCLPLWVAGVAAIIFGLYTIVTGLMEKSRVFGKSDLRKKIFRSDATLLGAFTLGIIVSTTLLPCSAGSYLVYAIIISKSGKTLAFLLLALYNLVFVLPLVVILLAMGSVTESKHFSQAMVRHSRELSVIAGILLIAIGIWVLTGASL, from the coding sequence ATGAGGAGTGAAGTCAAGGCACTGGCTATCATCCTCATGGCTTCCTTTGGAATAAGCTCCTTGGCGCTCTGGGCACTCGATTTGACTCACTTCATCCCGCAGTTCTTCACACTTGCAATGAGCGACTCCATAAACCCGTGCACCTTCGTCATCTACACCATGCTCCTCATAGCACTCTCCGTTAGAGAGATTTCACGGAGGAGGCTCTATATCATTGGGGCCTCATTCATAGCGGCCGTCTATATCTCGTACTATCTCCTGGGCGTTGGCCTGCTCTACTTCGCTGGCTGCCTGCCCCTTTGGGTCGCGGGCGTTGCCGCGATAATATTCGGCTTGTATACCATCGTTACAGGATTGATGGAGAAGTCAAGGGTCTTTGGGAAGAGTGACCTGAGGAAAAAGATATTCAGGAGCGACGCGACGCTCCTTGGAGCTTTCACCCTTGGCATCATAGTCTCGACGACTCTCCTTCCCTGCTCTGCCGGCAGCTATCTCGTCTACGCGATAATAATATCAAAGAGCGGAAAAACGCTTGCCTTTCTTCTGCTCGCCCTGTACAACCTCGTCTTTGTCCTGCCACTGGTAGTCATCCTCCTTGCCATGGGTAGTGTAACGGAGAGCAAGCACTTCTCCCAGGCGATGGTGAGGCACAGCAGGGAGCTGTCCGTGATAGCGGGGATATTGCTCATAGCGATAGGGATCTGGGTTCTCACGGGGGCCTCACTGTAG
- a CDS encoding PIN domain-containing protein encodes MSVRYEIIEKPELQILINVLPEIVVSYPLYELPLFRAWPSEAGYEVNVLVGRHEFSEAVPEYLSYELPTYVDFYEAFISAGILRYDNIEEFMKSLELYKYLRKGVTFAPDTNLFYHRFISGFRPLDGYQIVVAEEVKKEIENAMNYKYHRSQLSEIGKAVRNAHLLKEFSNRRMKKSRKAAYIALKEFERLKERIIIAESIKDEAHNNDEIIIKSLKRYDEMTPTLLVFLTADIAITDVAEIEGLEYFLFDYPTAKLGKHEVTAYQLRTLIFNLAAVFGVIEVNGVIVFGEFGGKRGLNELKVLFPEENRIYHEFMFHLKLCRRLMEIMGEKRSRG; translated from the coding sequence ATGTCAGTGAGATATGAGATAATCGAGAAGCCCGAGCTCCAGATACTCATAAATGTCCTTCCTGAAATAGTGGTTAGCTATCCCCTCTACGAACTGCCCCTCTTCCGTGCTTGGCCATCAGAGGCTGGCTATGAAGTGAACGTCCTAGTCGGCCGCCACGAGTTCAGCGAAGCCGTTCCGGAGTACCTGTCCTATGAGCTGCCCACCTACGTCGACTTCTACGAGGCATTTATCTCCGCCGGAATACTCCGCTACGACAACATAGAGGAGTTCATGAAAAGCCTCGAGCTCTACAAGTACCTTCGCAAGGGAGTTACCTTCGCTCCCGACACTAATCTCTTCTACCACCGCTTCATTTCGGGCTTCCGACCGCTCGACGGTTATCAGATAGTCGTGGCGGAGGAAGTAAAGAAGGAAATAGAGAACGCCATGAACTACAAGTACCACCGCAGCCAGCTGAGCGAGATAGGAAAGGCCGTCAGAAACGCCCACCTGCTGAAGGAGTTCAGCAACCGACGCATGAAGAAGTCGAGGAAAGCAGCCTACATAGCCCTAAAGGAGTTCGAGCGCCTAAAAGAGCGCATAATCATCGCGGAGAGCATCAAGGATGAAGCCCACAACAACGACGAGATAATCATTAAGTCCCTCAAGCGCTACGACGAGATGACCCCAACTCTCTTAGTCTTTCTGACTGCAGACATAGCAATAACTGACGTTGCAGAGATAGAGGGGCTGGAATACTTCCTCTTCGATTACCCAACTGCCAAACTCGGAAAACACGAGGTAACCGCATATCAACTCAGGACGCTGATATTCAACTTGGCGGCCGTTTTCGGGGTCATTGAAGTGAACGGGGTAATTGTTTTCGGAGAGTTCGGCGGCAAGCGCGGACTGAACGAGCTCAAGGTGCTCTTCCCAGAGGAGAACAGGATTTACCACGAGTTTATGTTCCACCTCAAGCTGTGCAGGAGGCTCATGGAGATAATGGGGGAGAAAAGGAGCAGGGGGTAA
- a CDS encoding DUF2284 domain-containing protein codes for MRVLWEKEVSTDDIVVSPRPIWKCRACPMYGKRPSCPPHVPDWREARDWVSSFKRALLIKFEIDYNNFEAEKRKAILYLLKREEELFKEGKMYAMALFPGSCNLCDDCPFEQGEPCRMPTKVRPSIDAIGIEIGQLVRIDFSESVLYGMVLIE; via the coding sequence ATGAGGGTGCTGTGGGAGAAAGAAGTTAGCACGGATGATATAGTCGTCTCGCCGAGGCCCATCTGGAAGTGTAGGGCATGTCCAATGTACGGTAAAAGGCCAAGCTGTCCGCCCCACGTCCCGGACTGGAGGGAAGCTAGGGACTGGGTCAGCTCATTCAAACGGGCGCTCCTCATCAAGTTTGAGATTGACTACAACAACTTCGAAGCCGAGAAAAGGAAAGCCATCCTCTACCTTCTTAAGCGCGAAGAGGAGTTATTCAAAGAGGGCAAGATGTATGCGATGGCTCTCTTCCCAGGAAGTTGCAACCTATGCGATGACTGCCCCTTTGAACAGGGCGAACCCTGCAGGATGCCAACAAAGGTAAGACCGTCCATAGATGCCATCGGGATAGAGATAGGACAGCTGGTGAGGATAGACTTCTCCGAAAGCGTTTTGTATGGGATGGTGCTAATAGAATGA
- a CDS encoding CGP-CTERM sorting domain-containing protein: MKRIALLLLFLLTVSTLSYAAAETQIDPNKIHFYMYGMATCPHCQNMKKLIPEIYGPESLTYYELVNNEENQKLFGEQYKYTGIMGVPAIGVAYDGKLYAIIEGEFNVSATPKIIEAAMQEGGLILVVGGQAYLIKNQTVIEELQAIYVEHRLPGAESTEASSTTAATDTYGQESGDDGKTCGPGIVVVLVLLPLLALRRR, encoded by the coding sequence ATGAAGAGGATTGCTTTACTGCTGCTTTTCCTCCTGACGGTTTCGACGCTCTCCTACGCAGCGGCTGAAACCCAGATAGACCCAAACAAAATTCACTTCTACATGTATGGCATGGCCACATGTCCCCATTGCCAGAATATGAAAAAGCTCATCCCGGAAATCTATGGCCCCGAAAGTCTGACCTATTACGAGCTGGTGAACAACGAGGAGAATCAGAAGCTTTTCGGTGAACAGTACAAATACACCGGCATTATGGGGGTTCCAGCAATAGGTGTAGCGTACGACGGGAAGCTCTACGCCATTATAGAGGGTGAGTTCAACGTTTCGGCAACGCCCAAGATAATCGAGGCTGCCATGCAGGAAGGAGGTCTCATACTGGTTGTTGGGGGACAGGCATACCTGATAAAAAACCAGACCGTCATTGAGGAACTTCAGGCGATCTACGTTGAGCACAGGCTTCCAGGGGCCGAATCCACTGAAGCGTCCAGCACTACCGCAGCTACAGATACCTATGGACAAGAGTCAGGGGATGATGGCAAGACCTGCGGCCCGGGAATAGTCGTGGTACTTGTTCTCCTGCCCCTCCTCGCCTTGAGAAGGCGCTAA
- a CDS encoding transcriptional regulator, whose amino-acid sequence MKTNAFEVASRYVYPSLRRRLVEILREKGLKQTQIAELLHITQSAVSRYLRMDRGALIDVAQFPDIDDDLKKLAEEIIRKRPAEYEIHSMLVQISLEMLGKGYVCSFHSQIDPELNPVQCRVCLELFG is encoded by the coding sequence ATGAAAACTAATGCTTTCGAAGTTGCTTCACGCTATGTCTACCCCTCGCTGAGGCGCAGACTTGTAGAGATACTCAGGGAGAAGGGACTCAAGCAGACACAGATAGCGGAGCTTTTGCACATTACTCAGTCCGCCGTTTCTCGATATCTGAGGATGGACAGGGGAGCTTTAATAGACGTCGCCCAGTTCCCAGACATAGATGATGACCTCAAAAAGCTCGCCGAGGAGATAATCAGGAAGAGACCTGCCGAGTACGAAATCCACTCGATGCTAGTTCAAATCTCGCTGGAGATGCTGGGCAAAGGCTACGTCTGTTCTTTCCACTCCCAGATTGACCCCGAGTTGAACCCTGTCCAGTGCAGGGTCTGCCTAGAGCTGTTCGGTTAG
- a CDS encoding YbhB/YbcL family Raf kinase inhibitor-like protein: MLLGGTFIHWRAWNISPLGEIPRGITPRANVEQPVHVMQGMNDFGRIGYDGPCPPKGHGVHYYHFKVYILDRKLNLNPGASREELEKAIKGHVIQCGSLWGSTRENKGHG, from the coding sequence ATGCTCCTAGGGGGAACTTTTATCCACTGGAGGGCCTGGAACATTTCACCGCTCGGGGAGATACCTAGGGGAATCACTCCCAGGGCAAATGTTGAGCAGCCGGTTCACGTGATGCAGGGTATGAACGACTTTGGAAGGATAGGTTATGACGGCCCCTGTCCACCGAAGGGGCATGGCGTTCACTACTATCACTTCAAGGTCTACATCCTTGACAGGAAGCTGAATCTCAACCCCGGAGCCAGCAGGGAAGAACTGGAAAAAGCCATAAAAGGGCATGTCATCCAGTGCGGGAGCTTGTGGGGCTCTACGAGAGAAAATAAAGGTCATGGGTAG
- the hcp gene encoding hydroxylamine reductase translates to MKLPGGVGMLCNQCSMSLSGGCTVRGVCGKDPDLNSLQEALLYGIKGTAAYYYHALEVGYDNPEIGHFLAEALYSTLTNVNFDKNRFLGLILENGRIHLEAMKLLDRAYVETFGRPEPVKVPTGTEEGHGILVTGHSYKALYELLKQIEEMGLDDDIRVYTHAEMFPAHAYPKLRKFKSLYGNWGGSWLYQRKEFAEFPGVILGTSNCVQQPTKAYADRIFTVGIAGLEGVPHIRDYDFEPLIKRALETPRMEKIEGGQLLTGFHHTNVLAMKDKLIELIQEGKIRHIFVVGGCDTPHKGMGYYERLTELIPDDAIILSAACGKFRYNARDYGTIEGIPRFLDFGQCNNVYSIIEIALALASELGTDVNSLPVSIVLSWMEQKAIGILYTLLYLGVKGIYIGPKAPEFLTPNVFEILRKQFDLRLTGDPEKDLKDMLSKGIRVEDWAISVEEVD, encoded by the coding sequence ATGAAGTTGCCTGGAGGTGTTGGGATGCTCTGCAACCAGTGTTCGATGAGCCTGAGTGGTGGCTGTACCGTTAGGGGCGTGTGCGGAAAAGACCCGGACTTGAACTCCCTTCAGGAAGCGCTGCTCTATGGAATAAAGGGCACCGCCGCCTACTACTACCATGCGCTCGAGGTTGGCTATGACAATCCAGAGATTGGCCACTTCCTTGCCGAGGCCCTATACTCTACCCTGACTAACGTCAACTTCGACAAAAACCGCTTCCTTGGGCTCATCCTTGAGAACGGAAGAATCCATCTCGAGGCCATGAAGCTTCTGGATAGGGCGTATGTTGAGACCTTCGGAAGGCCGGAGCCCGTGAAAGTGCCCACTGGCACCGAGGAAGGTCACGGCATCCTCGTCACGGGTCACAGCTATAAGGCGTTGTACGAGCTTCTCAAGCAGATTGAAGAGATGGGACTCGATGATGACATCAGGGTCTACACCCACGCAGAAATGTTCCCCGCCCACGCCTATCCCAAACTGAGGAAGTTCAAATCGCTCTACGGCAACTGGGGCGGGAGCTGGCTGTACCAGAGAAAGGAGTTTGCAGAATTCCCCGGTGTTATACTAGGAACGAGCAACTGCGTCCAGCAGCCGACAAAGGCCTACGCGGACAGAATATTCACAGTTGGAATAGCTGGCCTTGAGGGAGTCCCACACATTAGGGACTACGACTTCGAGCCTTTGATAAAGAGGGCTCTGGAAACCCCGAGGATGGAAAAAATTGAGGGGGGACAGCTTCTCACGGGCTTCCATCACACCAATGTGCTGGCCATGAAAGATAAGCTCATAGAGCTCATCCAAGAGGGCAAGATACGGCACATCTTCGTCGTCGGTGGCTGTGATACGCCCCACAAGGGCATGGGCTACTACGAGAGGCTCACAGAGCTCATTCCTGACGATGCCATAATACTCTCGGCCGCCTGTGGAAAGTTCCGCTACAACGCGAGGGACTACGGGACGATCGAGGGCATTCCAAGGTTCCTGGACTTCGGCCAGTGCAACAACGTCTACTCGATAATAGAGATAGCACTAGCTCTGGCAAGCGAGCTCGGAACCGACGTTAACTCACTCCCCGTCAGCATAGTACTGTCGTGGATGGAGCAGAAGGCCATCGGCATACTTTACACCCTTCTGTACTTGGGAGTGAAGGGTATTTACATAGGTCCAAAAGCGCCAGAATTCCTAACGCCAAACGTTTTCGAAATCCTAAGGAAGCAGTTTGACCTTAGATTAACTGGTGACCCAGAGAAGGATCTGAAAGACATGCTCAGCAAGGGAATAAGGGTGGAAGATTGGGCCATCTCAGTGGAGGAGGTGGATTAA
- the pcc1 gene encoding KEOPS complex subunit Pcc1, translating to MGLQGGAGNKEEAWPIEGVIELELPNEETARVVYESVLYEHESVPYRRSRIDFLLEGNRLIIRFLAKDNSALRGTLNSYLRWIKVAIDSLEV from the coding sequence ATGGGACTACAAGGAGGCGCTGGGAATAAGGAAGAGGCCTGGCCAATCGAGGGAGTGATTGAACTGGAACTCCCCAACGAGGAGACGGCCAGAGTAGTTTATGAGAGTGTCCTTTACGAGCACGAGAGCGTTCCCTACAGAAGGAGCAGGATCGATTTCCTCCTCGAAGGAAACAGGCTGATAATCAGGTTTCTGGCAAAGGACAACTCCGCCCTGAGGGGGACCCTAAACTCCTACCTCCGCTGGATTAAGGTGGCCATCGATTCTCTCGAAGTCTGA
- a CDS encoding RuvB-like helicase, protein MPVIEEVAKVSFERVGMHSHIRGLGLDENGKAKFMADGMVGQVKAREAAGIAVELIKRGKLAGKGILLVGPTGSGKTAIAMGIARELGEDVPFVQMAGSEIYSAEVKKTEFLKQALRRAIGVRISEERKVYEGEVKEIEVRKTRHPFNPYVEIPESVIITLRTKDDEKTIRAGREIAYQLLELGVEEGDVIQIDAETGRISKLGTVKEEEGLFFKRRVNLPSGPVLKIKEFTYTITLHDLDVANARGNIFGLLFSSGAEISDEIREKVDEMVKKWIEDGKATLVPGVLFIDEVHMLDIEAFSFLARAMESELAPILILATNRGRTKIRGTDIEAPHGIPIDMLDRLLIINTEPYKRDEIREIVKIRAREEKIDISEEAIEYLAELGEETSLRYAVQLLAPASVIAKGGKVEREHVEKAKEYFADLRRSIEFVETLEGMLK, encoded by the coding sequence ATGCCGGTCATCGAGGAGGTCGCCAAGGTATCCTTCGAGAGGGTCGGCATGCACTCCCACATAAGGGGTCTTGGCCTCGACGAGAACGGAAAGGCGAAGTTCATGGCCGACGGCATGGTGGGGCAGGTTAAAGCGAGAGAAGCGGCTGGAATTGCCGTCGAGCTCATCAAGCGCGGAAAGCTTGCCGGGAAGGGAATCCTCCTCGTTGGCCCAACCGGAAGCGGTAAGACGGCAATAGCCATGGGAATAGCGAGGGAACTCGGCGAGGATGTCCCCTTCGTCCAGATGGCCGGCAGCGAGATTTACTCCGCCGAGGTCAAGAAGACCGAGTTCCTGAAGCAGGCCCTCAGGAGAGCGATAGGCGTTAGAATCAGCGAGGAGAGGAAAGTTTACGAAGGTGAAGTCAAGGAAATTGAGGTCAGAAAGACAAGGCACCCGTTCAACCCCTACGTGGAGATTCCCGAGAGCGTGATAATAACCCTCCGCACGAAGGACGATGAGAAGACCATAAGGGCCGGCAGGGAGATAGCCTACCAGCTCCTGGAACTGGGCGTTGAAGAGGGCGACGTCATACAGATAGACGCTGAGACGGGCAGGATTTCAAAGCTCGGAACAGTTAAGGAAGAGGAAGGCCTCTTCTTCAAGAGGAGGGTCAACCTGCCGAGCGGCCCGGTGCTCAAGATAAAGGAGTTCACTTACACCATCACTCTCCATGACCTCGATGTTGCGAACGCGAGGGGCAACATCTTCGGACTGCTCTTTAGCTCTGGGGCAGAGATAAGCGACGAGATAAGGGAAAAGGTCGACGAGATGGTCAAGAAGTGGATAGAGGACGGAAAGGCCACCCTCGTCCCGGGAGTGCTCTTCATAGACGAGGTTCACATGCTCGACATAGAGGCCTTCTCCTTCCTGGCCAGGGCTATGGAGAGCGAGCTGGCACCGATTCTCATCTTGGCAACTAACCGCGGAAGGACGAAGATTAGAGGAACGGACATCGAGGCTCCGCATGGCATACCGATAGACATGCTCGACAGACTGCTCATCATCAACACCGAGCCCTACAAGAGGGACGAAATCCGGGAGATAGTCAAGATTCGTGCGAGGGAAGAAAAGATTGATATAAGCGAAGAGGCTATAGAATACCTCGCTGAGCTCGGCGAGGAGACCAGCCTGCGCTATGCCGTCCAGCTCCTGGCTCCAGCGAGCGTCATAGCGAAGGGCGGAAAGGTCGAGAGAGAGCACGTGGAAAAGGCTAAAGAGTACTTCGCGGACTTAAGGAGGAGCATAGAGTTCGTGGAAACGCTTGAGGGAATGCTGAAGTGA
- a CDS encoding thioredoxin family protein → MNELEIIRRKKMLELMKRAGMIEVKPKRPKVLIEVITAPGCPYCPIAVQMAKELERKYEGVVAKELSVATPEGQRKAMEHNILGTPTILINNRVEFIGVPNFGEFERKVRALLGLQ, encoded by the coding sequence ATGAACGAGCTGGAGATAATTAGGAGAAAAAAGATGCTTGAGCTGATGAAGAGGGCTGGGATGATAGAGGTCAAGCCAAAGAGACCTAAAGTCCTCATTGAGGTCATCACCGCCCCAGGCTGTCCCTACTGTCCCATAGCAGTCCAGATGGCAAAGGAGCTAGAGAGGAAGTACGAGGGTGTGGTAGCTAAAGAGCTAAGCGTCGCAACGCCAGAGGGACAGAGAAAGGCTATGGAGCACAACATCCTCGGAACTCCCACCATACTGATAAACAACAGAGTGGAGTTTATAGGCGTGCCAAACTTTGGGGAGTTCGAGAGAAAAGTAAGAGCGCTGTTAGGCCTACAGTGA